A region of the Myxococcales bacterium genome:
CCTGGCGGAGGCGGCCGAGCGGTTCCTGCGCGCCGCGGCCGACTTTCTGCACGTCGCGGCCGAACGGGCGCCCGGCCGCGCGGAAATCGAACGGACCTTGCGGCTCCTGGTCGAAGCGCGACCCGCGACCCAACCGGCCGCCGCCGCGAAACCGGCCGACGGAATCGCGGTGTCGGCCGAGGATCCGGCTGCCGCGCCGGTTTTGTATGTCTGGCTGTTGGTCCGCCGGTTGGGCCTCTGGAGCGCCGAAGCCGATCTCCAACCGGCCGACCTGGCTCGGCGTCGCCTCGATGAATGGTTTCTGGACAAGGCGATCTATTGGGCGTTTCAGGATCTGTCGGCGAATCCGGCGCGGGCGCGGGCCGGCGTTCTGTTGGTCAAGCTGGTGACGGCGCACGAGGCGCTGCTGGCCGGCGAGGCGGCGCCGGGCGACGCGGTGCCGGGCGACGCGGTGCGCGCCTTGGCCTGGCAGAAATTGCTGATCGATCCTGCGGCGGCCGAGTTTCTTCGCTACAACACCTACGAAGGCGTGCGCTATTTCAGCCGGGAACGCTTCGAATTGCTGATCGCGACGCTGGCCCGGGCGGCGCGGCTCGTCGATCCGCGGCAGGAACCGGCGGCGATCGCCGCCGGTGCTCTTCAAGCGGCCGACACCGCCGGCTACCGCCTGGACGAACTGCTTTTACAGTTGACGGCCGATACCGCCGTCGACGCGGAGTAATGGGAGACGGGCTTGGAAACGAATCTTTTTTATCCGGAAACCGGCGACGGGTGGCAACTGTACCTCAAACGCAGCCGCGATCCCGGCACCTTCAACGCCCGGTTGCGTCCGCTGGCGATCGTGCCCGGCTACGGGATGAATTCGTTCATTCTCGGCTACCATCCCAACGGGTTGTCCATGGTGGAATACCTGACCGGGGCCGGCTTCGAGGTCTGGACGATGAACCTGCGCTCGCAGGAGGGGACGACCCAGCGCGGCGGCCCGCGCGATTACGGCTTCCGCGAAATCGTCCGCGAGGATCTGCCGGCGGTGTTCGAGATCGTCCGCGCCAAGACGCGGTCGCGGCGCAAACGGATCGACGTGATCGGTTGCAGCCTCGGCGGCACCTACGTTTACGCCTACGCCGCGCTGCACCGGCGCAATCCGCTGGCCAGCATCGTCGGCCTCGGGGCGCCGTTGCGCTGGGTGGAAATTCATCCGGCCTTGCGCGTGGCGTTTTCCTCGCCGGCGCTGATCGGCAAGTTGCGGCTGTTTTACACGCGCCAGTTGTGCCGCCTCGGACTGCCGATCGCCGCGCGCATTCCGAAGTTGCTGCACCTCTACCTGCACCCGGAAATCGTCGATCTGTCGCAAAGCGGCAAGCTCGTGCAAACCGTCGAGGACCCCAATCCGCGACTCAACCGCGAAATCGCCGAATGGATCCGCGACCGCGATTTGACGATCGACGGCGTCAACATCAGCGAAGCGTTTCGCCAGGTGACCAATCCGTTGCTTTGCCTGACGACCAACGCCGACGGCATCGTGCCGCTGGCGACCGCGCTGACGGCCTTGGACCTGGCTTCATCGGCGGTCAAGGACACCCACGTCGCCGGCACCAATTCAATTCCGATGGCGCATGCCGATCTCTACATCAGCCGCTACGCCCAGGAACAGGCCTTCGTGCCGCTCAGTAACTGGCTGCTGGCGCGTTACAATACGTAACCGGAGAGGGTCGGCCGGGGCGGTGGCTCCGGTCGCCGTTCAATTCGCGCAGAGCGTCGCGACGAACGGCACGAGCATGTGGGTCATGTCGGTCTGAATAATGTCGATGCCGCTCACCATCAGATCGTACCACCCGGTCAAATCGCCGAAGAGCGCCCGGACGTCCTCGTTGCCCAGGGTGTCGATGAAGGCGGCGGCGCCGTCGCCGTGAATCAGGGCGATGCTGGTCGGGTCGCTGCATCCGTTGTCGATTTCGACAAACGGCGGATCGTAGGTGTCGACGATGGTTTGCACTTCCTCGGGCGTGCTGGCGCGCGGCATGACGGGGAAGGTCGGGTCGATCGCCAGGAACCCGTCGACCTCGGTGAAGCCGGAACAGAAGGCCATGACCTCGTCGTGCATGTCGGCGTCGTTCACCTCGTCGACGATCTGCTGCAGATCGTCGGTTTTGACGTCGATGTCGACCCAGGCGTGGCCCTTCATGGTGGCCAGCGCTTCGGCGAAAGTGGGCACGTGCAGATCGGGATACAGGTCGCCGAACTCGCTGCCGTCGATCAGCAGTTCCTCGATTTCCTCCAGCGTCATCTCTTCCACCAGGCCGGTGCCGTTGGTCGTCCGGTCCACCGTGTCGTCGTGCATGAGAACCAGGTAGCCGTCGGCGGTGCTGCGCACGTCGACCTCGACGATGTTCGCGCCGAAACCGATCGCGTATTCGAAGGCGGGAATCGTGTTTTCCGGCGCGAACATCTGCGAACCGCGGTGCGCGCAGACGCGGAAATCCGGGAAGGCGGGTTCACAGGTGTCGGGATCGGGAACCTCGCCGTCGTGGAAGATGCACAAGGGGATGCACACGTAATCCTCGACCGCGTTGCTGCAATCGTCGGCCAACTGGCCCATGCAATCGAGCAGGCAGTCCCATTCCACGGCGGTGTAAATGGCCGGCGACTGGCAATCGGCGACCGCTTCCTCCTCCGTCAGAGGATTTTCCGCTCCGGGGAGAACCCAGAGGCATTCGAAGGATTGCGCGATCCGTTCCGCGCAAAGCGGATCGGGAGTGTCGTCATCGTTGTCGTCGTTGTCGTTGTCGTTGTCGTTGTCGTCGTTGTCGTCGTTGTCGTTGTCGTCGTCGTCATCGGCGGAGGCATCGTCGTCGACCGGCGACAAATCGTCATCGCCGCTGTCATCGTCGTCGCCGGACGAACCGCAGGCGGCGGCCAGCAAGACGGCCGAAACTAGCAAAAACCAAAGCGGAAATAATTTTTTCATGGTTGCATCCTTTGCGCGGAGCCGGTTTCTTTTCTACTTTACCGGCCGTTCGGACAAAAACAAGCCTTTCGCCCCCGGCCCTTGCAATCCGCGCCCAAATAACGGATTGAAGTAGAAAAAATCGAGTCAAGGTCGGCCATGCAAACAATTGAGACAAAAGACTTGGGCACCGGCGACGGCACGAAGTTGACCGCGCCGAAACAATATTTCGAATGGATGGAAACCCTGCGCGGCCTCGGCGTGCTGCTGGTTCTGTTCGGACACCTGAAACCCCATCCGTTTTTGCTCAGCTACTTGCAGTCGATCATGCTGGCCTTGTTTATTTTTGCCGCCGGTTTTCTGTTCAACGCCAAAAATGTTTCCACCTCCGGCGTTTACCTGAAAAAACGCTTTCGCATTCTGATCGTTCCCTATTTCTGGTTCACCGTCCTGACCTTCGTGTTCTGGGTGGTTTTATTCGGCGGCATCAGTTCGCTGGTCGGTTCGGGGGACGGCGCGGCCATGCCGGACGCGATCGGCTCGGTGGACATGCCCAAGGCGGCCCTCGCGCCCGGCCATCAGGCCAAGCCCGGGCCGTTGGCCTTGTTCCTGTTGTTTCTGTTGCCGGCGTTGTACGGCAATTCCAAGTTCATGTGGTACAACCTGCCGTTGTGGTTCCTGCCCGGAATTTTCATGGTCGACTGGATTTTCACTTCCGTGTTCCGGAAGTGCAAAACCGAGCGGAAACTGCTGACCTGGCTGATCGTCCTGTCCCTGCTGGGGTATTTGATCGGCCGGACGCACCTGCCTTTCCCCTGGAACGTCGATACCGCGATGATGATCGCGGTTTATTACGGCCTGGGGTACATCTTCCGGCAGCGGTATGGCGAAGGTTGGCATTGGCCGTGGCCGATCAAACTGCTCATCGCCCTGGCGCTGTTGGGCGTCAGCTTCTTTTTCATCTGGCTCAACCCCGACGCGCATCCTTCGTTCAATTGGCTGGGCAACCTGTTTTACTACCATGCCGGGGCGCTCAGCGGCGTGCTCGCCTTCATGTTGTTTTCGCAACTGCTCGCCAAGCTCCACGTACCGCCGGAGTCGGCGCGCACCGCGCCGGGCCGCGTCGTTTACAAAATCCTGGGCGCGATTCCCGCCCTGTGCAATTATTTCGGCCGCCATTCGTTGATCGTCATCGGCGTACAGGTTCCCGCCATGTCGCTGTTCATGACGTTCAACCACCTCGTTTTCGGGATGATGGTCAAGGAAAAAATCTATTCCACCGGCTGGGCCTTTTATTTCATGGTCGGCGCGTCGTTGCTGATGGTGCCGATGATCTACGCGATCAACCGCTGGGCGCCGTGGATGCTGGGCCGGGAAAAAAAGAAAAAAGCCGCCCCGCC
Encoded here:
- a CDS encoding alpha/beta fold hydrolase, which encodes METNLFYPETGDGWQLYLKRSRDPGTFNARLRPLAIVPGYGMNSFILGYHPNGLSMVEYLTGAGFEVWTMNLRSQEGTTQRGGPRDYGFREIVREDLPAVFEIVRAKTRSRRKRIDVIGCSLGGTYVYAYAALHRRNPLASIVGLGAPLRWVEIHPALRVAFSSPALIGKLRLFYTRQLCRLGLPIAARIPKLLHLYLHPEIVDLSQSGKLVQTVEDPNPRLNREIAEWIRDRDLTIDGVNISEAFRQVTNPLLCLTTNADGIVPLATALTALDLASSAVKDTHVAGTNSIPMAHADLYISRYAQEQAFVPLSNWLLARYNT
- a CDS encoding acyltransferase family protein; this translates as MQTIETKDLGTGDGTKLTAPKQYFEWMETLRGLGVLLVLFGHLKPHPFLLSYLQSIMLALFIFAAGFLFNAKNVSTSGVYLKKRFRILIVPYFWFTVLTFVFWVVLFGGISSLVGSGDGAAMPDAIGSVDMPKAALAPGHQAKPGPLALFLLFLLPALYGNSKFMWYNLPLWFLPGIFMVDWIFTSVFRKCKTERKLLTWLIVLSLLGYLIGRTHLPFPWNVDTAMMIAVYYGLGYIFRQRYGEGWHWPWPIKLLIALALLGVSFFFIWLNPDAHPSFNWLGNLFYYHAGALSGVLAFMLFSQLLAKLHVPPESARTAPGRVVYKILGAIPALCNYFGRHSLIVIGVQVPAMSLFMTFNHLVFGMMVKEKIYSTGWAFYFMVGASLLMVPMIYAINRWAPWMLGREKKKKAAPPAVDSPPR